From one Pseudomonas sp. S35 genomic stretch:
- a CDS encoding ATP-binding cassette domain-containing protein produces MYKLEVQDLHKRYGSHEVLKGVSLAAAAGDVISIIGSSGSGKSTFLRCINLLEQPHAGKILLNNEELKLVANKDGALKAADPKQLQRMRSRLSMVFQHFNLWSHMTALENVMEAPVHVLGMSKKDAREKAEHYLAKVGVGHRKDAFPGHMSGGEQQRVAIARALAMEPEVMLFDEPTSALDPELVGEVLKVMQDLAQEGRTMVVVTHEMGFAREVSNQLVFLHKGIVEERGNPREVLVNPQSERLQQFLSGSLK; encoded by the coding sequence ATGTACAAACTTGAAGTCCAAGACCTGCATAAACGCTATGGCAGTCATGAAGTGCTCAAAGGCGTGTCCCTGGCCGCCGCGGCCGGTGATGTGATCAGCATCATCGGTTCCAGCGGTTCGGGCAAAAGCACCTTTTTGCGCTGCATCAACCTGCTGGAGCAACCCCACGCCGGCAAGATTCTGCTCAATAACGAAGAGCTGAAACTGGTGGCCAACAAGGACGGCGCCCTCAAGGCTGCCGACCCGAAACAGCTGCAACGCATGCGTTCGCGCCTGTCGATGGTGTTCCAGCATTTCAACCTGTGGTCGCACATGACCGCGCTTGAAAACGTGATGGAAGCCCCGGTGCATGTGCTGGGCATGTCGAAGAAAGACGCCCGTGAAAAGGCCGAGCACTACCTGGCCAAAGTCGGCGTGGGCCATCGTAAGGATGCGTTTCCCGGCCACATGTCCGGGGGCGAGCAGCAGCGAGTGGCGATCGCCCGTGCCCTGGCGATGGAGCCTGAGGTGATGCTGTTCGACGAGCCCACCTCGGCGCTTGACCCAGAGTTGGTCGGCGAAGTGCTCAAGGTGATGCAGGACCTGGCCCAGGAAGGCCGCACCATGGTGGTGGTGACGCATGAAATGGGCTTTGCCCGTGAAGTGTCCAACCAGTTGGTGTTCCTGCACAAAGGCATTGTCGAAGAGCGTGGCAACCCGCGTGAAGTGCTGGTCAATCCGCAGTCCGAGCGCCTTCAGCAGTTCCTCTCCGGCAGCTTGAAATAA
- a CDS encoding ABC transporter permease — MIFDYNVIWEAMPLYLGGLLTTLKLLAISLFFGLLAALPLGLMRVSKQPVVNGAAWLFTYVIRGTPMLVQLFLIYYGLAQFEAVRESFLWPLLSSATFCACLAFAINTSAYTAEIIAGSLKATPNGEIEAAKAMGMSRYKLYRRILLPSALRRALPQYSNEVIMMLQTTSLASIVTLIDITGAARTVNAQFYLPFEAYITAGLFYLCLTFILVRLFKLAERRWLSYLAPRKH, encoded by the coding sequence ATGATCTTCGACTACAACGTCATCTGGGAGGCCATGCCGCTGTACCTTGGCGGCCTGCTGACCACCCTTAAACTGCTCGCCATCTCGCTGTTCTTCGGCCTGCTCGCGGCCTTGCCCCTGGGCTTGATGCGTGTGTCCAAGCAGCCTGTGGTCAACGGCGCGGCCTGGCTGTTCACCTATGTGATCCGCGGTACGCCGATGCTGGTGCAACTGTTCTTGATCTACTACGGCCTGGCCCAATTCGAGGCGGTGCGCGAGAGCTTCCTATGGCCGCTGCTGTCCAGCGCCACGTTCTGCGCGTGCCTGGCCTTTGCGATCAACACCAGCGCCTACACCGCCGAGATCATTGCCGGTAGCCTCAAGGCCACGCCCAATGGCGAGATCGAAGCGGCCAAGGCCATGGGCATGTCGCGCTACAAACTGTACCGCCGCATCCTGTTGCCGTCGGCCCTGCGTCGTGCACTGCCGCAATACAGCAACGAAGTGATCATGATGCTGCAGACCACCAGCCTGGCGTCCATCGTTACCCTGATCGACATCACGGGTGCCGCGCGCACGGTTAACGCCCAGTTCTACCTGCCGTTCGAAGCCTACATTACCGCCGGCCTGTTCTACCTGTGCCTGACCTTTATCCTGGTGCGCCTGTTCAAGTTGGCCGAGCGCCGCTGGCTGAGCTACCTGGCTCCACGGAAGCACTGA
- a CDS encoding succinylglutamate desuccinylase/aspartoacylase family protein encodes MERIDHLLPWGHLGCERQLSVFRFGKGERKAYIQASLHADELPGMRAAWELKKRLTELEQQGALNGVIELVPVANPMGLGQLLQGSHQGRFEIGSGKNFNRDFVELSEPVAALLQGKLGDDPHANVRLIRQAMRDALNALPEPGSQLQGMQRVLLTHACTADVVLDLHCDAEAALHMYALPQHWPQWRSLSAHLNVTVGLLAEDSGGSSFDEACSLPWLRLSRAFPEAQIPLACLATTLELGGQADTGRDEAIFHAEGILAFLAEQGLIKGEWPAPQHAPCEGMPFEGTELLFAPHAGVISYLRKAGDWVETGEAIFEVIDPLTDRVSIVCAGTSGVLFAVERLRYAQAGFWLAKVAGREALRHGRLLND; translated from the coding sequence ATGGAACGTATCGATCATCTGTTGCCCTGGGGCCACCTGGGTTGCGAGCGCCAGCTGAGCGTGTTCCGTTTCGGCAAGGGCGAGCGCAAGGCCTATATCCAGGCCAGCCTGCACGCCGATGAACTGCCCGGCATGCGTGCTGCCTGGGAGCTGAAAAAGCGCCTCACCGAACTGGAACAGCAAGGCGCCCTCAATGGGGTGATCGAGCTGGTGCCGGTGGCCAACCCGATGGGCTTGGGCCAACTGTTGCAAGGCAGCCACCAAGGGCGTTTCGAGATTGGCAGCGGCAAGAACTTCAACCGCGACTTCGTCGAGTTGAGTGAACCGGTTGCCGCGCTGCTGCAAGGCAAGCTGGGTGATGATCCCCACGCCAACGTGCGCCTGATCCGTCAGGCCATGCGCGATGCACTCAACGCATTGCCCGAGCCCGGCAGCCAGTTGCAAGGCATGCAACGCGTGCTGTTGACCCATGCCTGCACCGCCGACGTAGTGCTCGACTTGCACTGCGACGCCGAAGCCGCGCTGCACATGTACGCGCTGCCCCAGCACTGGCCCCAGTGGCGCTCGCTGTCGGCGCATTTGAATGTGACGGTTGGCTTGCTGGCGGAAGATTCCGGCGGCAGTTCGTTTGATGAAGCCTGCTCGCTGCCCTGGTTGCGTTTGTCCCGGGCGTTCCCTGAGGCGCAGATCCCGTTGGCGTGCCTGGCGACGACCCTGGAATTGGGTGGCCAGGCCGACACCGGCCGTGATGAAGCCATCTTCCACGCCGAAGGCATCCTCGCGTTCCTCGCCGAGCAAGGCCTGATCAAAGGGGAATGGCCGGCGCCGCAACACGCACCGTGCGAAGGCATGCCGTTCGAAGGCACCGAATTGCTGTTCGCGCCCCACGCCGGGGTGATCAGTTACCTGCGTAAAGCCGGTGACTGGGTGGAAACCGGCGAGGCGATTTTTGAAGTGATTGACCCCTTGACCGATCGCGTCAGCATTGTCTGCGCGGGCACCTCGGGGGTGTTGTTTGCCGTTGAACGGCTACGTTATGCCCAAGCGGGTTTCTGGCTGGCCAAGGTGGCGGGGCGCGAAGCGCTGCGGCACGGGCGCTTGCTCAACGACTGA
- the argR gene encoding transcriptional regulator ArgR: protein MTAHKIGFLIWPSTKALTLALAEEALRVAQRVHPDVVYELSFLLAEPATEGAWQLPGEPWAGKLEGFQKLFLLADEPPTAIASQLSTALKQLVRAGCVIGGLSAGVYPLAQLGLLDGYRAAVHWRWQDDFAERFPKVIATSHLFDWDRDRLSACGGMSVLDLLLAVLARDHGAELAGAVSEELVVERIREGGERQRIPLQNRLGSSHPKLTQAVLLMEANIEEPLTTDEIAQHVCVSRRQLERIFKQYLNRVPSQYYLELRLNKARQMLMQTSKSIIQIGLSCGFSSGPHFSSAYRNFFGATPREDRNQRRSSSPFELSSVPSERG from the coding sequence ATGACCGCCCATAAAATTGGTTTCCTGATTTGGCCCAGCACAAAAGCACTCACGCTTGCGCTGGCTGAGGAGGCCTTGCGCGTTGCTCAGCGGGTGCATCCGGATGTGGTCTACGAGTTGTCGTTTCTGCTCGCAGAACCGGCGACCGAAGGGGCCTGGCAATTGCCGGGTGAGCCGTGGGCCGGCAAGCTGGAAGGTTTCCAGAAGCTGTTCCTGTTGGCTGACGAACCGCCCACGGCTATTGCCTCCCAACTCAGCACTGCGCTCAAGCAGTTGGTGCGTGCTGGTTGTGTGATCGGCGGCTTGTCAGCGGGTGTGTACCCGCTGGCTCAGTTGGGTCTGCTGGATGGCTACCGCGCCGCTGTGCACTGGCGCTGGCAGGACGATTTTGCCGAGCGCTTCCCTAAGGTCATTGCCACCAGCCACCTGTTCGACTGGGACCGTGACCGTTTGAGCGCCTGCGGTGGCATGTCGGTACTCGACCTGTTGCTGGCGGTGCTAGCCCGCGACCACGGCGCCGAGCTGGCGGGCGCGGTGTCGGAAGAGCTGGTGGTGGAGCGCATCCGCGAAGGCGGCGAGCGCCAGCGCATTCCCTTGCAAAATCGCCTGGGCTCCAGCCATCCGAAGCTGACCCAGGCGGTGTTGCTGATGGAAGCCAACATCGAAGAACCGCTTACCACCGACGAGATCGCCCAGCACGTGTGCGTGTCGCGACGACAACTGGAACGGATCTTCAAGCAATACCTCAACCGCGTCCCCAGCCAGTATTACCTGGAGCTGCGCCTGAACAAGGCGCGCCAGATGTTGATGCAAACCAGCAAATCGATCATCCAGATCGGCCTGTCCTGCGGCTTCTCGTCGGGGCCGCACTTCTCCAGCGCCTACCGCAACTTCTTTGGCGCCACCCCACGTGAAGATCGCAACCAGCGGCGCAGCAGCAGCCCGTTCGAGTTGTCGTCAGTGCCGTCCGAGCGCGGCTGA
- a CDS encoding DUF6543 domain-containing protein: protein MPPLPAPASGEVRHTIVMQAIPHWLGDATPARRSTLGEVSGSFPDWYKNASATQHAELKRLNGEAWTRQNQVDKALAGLKSPQTFGAELLQPALKRQYGVDLDVHSTWLQLYVPLTLAGFRVQAGASRTWSVSLLNAALHNFEPDEAQPDAYERNSGFSSQPNAAGHFQSLPAVDARITIAQFATLCRELDIGGRYQRYLEDYLGLENPVAMAALQYKVEQSLSSALKRSLYMALLKGDIPQTGYDAVHSLIDHGQHRPMWVAHELVIMSSRLTGIVLFSQDLDASREPVPVIVYIPDDPQHPIKQYASTQAFIQALTARLRASDFQHFFSRFVDHADLGRFFADLTGRLSQVTWHSHTPGDPLPSWRGSEVERANLQFRGIPIKQPLFHYLHQMKLSKLLNDARSQAVSTASANQKARWERWDLVQKIASALLQVVALIATPFVPPLGMLMLGYTAYQLLDEAFEGVIDWAEGQVQEAFGHAMGFIEQLVQLGLFATGIPIAQGILRKVLPSECLGFLDGLTPVTRPDGGERLWKPDLEPYRLKQSPPSGVRPDEKGVYRFNGKNLLQVGDDYYTVRQDPTSQRYFVQHPSRASAYQPQVISNGQGAWITELDRPLSWDSATLMRRLGYPAEGLDDARLQQARSVSGTHDNALRQMHHTGQTPPPLLADTLKRFKIDLALQDFITQLNSDDPLIYGQADVQTQLQILTSYGLWPASKTLRFLDTHGKTQWEFLGRPDASVVQIHESQLENGDLLRVLVESLDEAERKALLEEPADQPASHASIRAAALRKKIARLAHEKRFSLFDSRYRSEEHSPGAALQKIIDAAPEPGLPVSVAHELLANATGDELQAIDQGKVPTHIAEQAAAAQLDVRTTRAYEGLYLDAVDNPDTHLLALLSLERLPGWSTRMRLEVRQYRSDGPLLGAIGAEDAPLKRIVIHTESGRYTPVDEKGPVFGDTDFFTAILQAIPDSQRDALNIHIGQGERLRQAIGEHVLDRERLRTLLSADTYRKPTFDPTVMRLRGGMDGYQAAGPSRPPAAEPQPTLEQRAQHLLPSLPAEQIADLVQTLESRPGGALATLITLQVEYNKLDTDLAVWEHMTPTFHPITEAPLTPREYQYVRRNRALWAQEVRRGWRQETAIDHYHDQLPLNGHKLQLTIPIYGELPRLTARFEHISLLELKGQHTALQINDFVQLFPRLRHLNVSQFYLGGLAPSIAQLPSLDALILSDCNITLTEETRVALGSMTRLKTLDLYNNPLGLTPSVTHMAHLQHLDLSYTGIRDLPPGVLNRPQLELAVLCNNQIRELPPALFELPVETSRKFDLSSNPLSGPTLERVKGYYQRTGGRWDIDAPGTEIQSARRLYPTLSDNDINQLIFDFPGNLDAGRAALAQLEIEYPRIRQTLAPWADDEQVSAQERTYRSLFVDTLEAGWRRETEQDTHAPGRLPRFTLNLPYPISGDIPALSTPFPHVSSLSLSGNASTLQPNAFLRSFPQLERLSIERYTLMHLPRTLPQLERLTHLRLDRCAIELNPASAQVLSSMTHLQHLDLANNRLVWLPDFNRLTALTSLSLSNTGLREIPPALLSGNIARTRVDLSHNAIEQIPDQGFQLPATFSAAFDLSDNPLSRHTLARIKTYCQATGEHWNAPAPQPQLQQLQALYPSLNNREVSRVYFQLPGNLDAVDLHITRLDGEYQDLQAHLQAWAMEVPSRDPLLDTVLDEGARAEEQIRRLGFKDLLERCWRREGELDDSNGFTRHSHKLVFHGQLLGDMPMLSAQFDHVSLLEIIGDGTNQHVDGLLRCFPNLVSLTLERHTLLDIPASVFGLRRLRYLKLAENHIRLTRESKEQLSRLIHLEYLDLSDNPLIFIPDIRNLGRLVSIYLHNCGLTHVPEGVFALGRLRVLDLSDNEIVDVPSDLLEMPLPLNDDSDLSGNPLSDQSIELLRDYYRQTGYELGVEEAMFDEFGVALMAPGTPRPMEE, encoded by the coding sequence ATGCCTCCCCTCCCCGCGCCAGCCAGCGGCGAAGTTCGCCACACCATTGTCATGCAGGCCATTCCCCACTGGCTGGGTGACGCCACGCCAGCCAGGCGCTCCACCCTGGGCGAAGTGTCCGGGAGTTTTCCCGACTGGTACAAAAACGCCTCCGCCACCCAGCACGCCGAACTCAAGCGTCTCAACGGCGAAGCCTGGACCCGGCAGAATCAGGTAGACAAGGCTCTGGCCGGCCTCAAAAGCCCGCAAACCTTCGGCGCCGAGCTGCTGCAACCGGCGCTGAAGCGCCAGTACGGCGTCGATCTGGATGTGCACAGCACCTGGCTGCAACTCTATGTGCCATTGACGCTTGCGGGGTTTCGGGTTCAGGCCGGGGCCTCGCGTACGTGGAGCGTTTCACTGCTCAACGCCGCGCTGCATAACTTCGAGCCCGACGAAGCACAGCCCGATGCCTACGAGCGCAACTCCGGTTTCAGCAGTCAACCCAACGCCGCCGGGCATTTCCAAAGCCTGCCGGCGGTTGACGCACGCATCACCATTGCCCAATTTGCCACCCTCTGCCGTGAATTGGATATCGGCGGGCGCTATCAGCGCTATCTCGAAGATTACCTGGGGCTGGAAAACCCTGTGGCCATGGCCGCCCTGCAATACAAGGTCGAGCAGAGCCTAAGCAGCGCGCTCAAACGCTCGCTGTACATGGCACTGCTCAAGGGCGACATCCCGCAAACCGGCTACGACGCGGTCCACAGCCTGATTGATCACGGACAGCACCGCCCGATGTGGGTCGCTCATGAGCTGGTGATCATGTCCAGCCGCCTGACCGGGATCGTACTGTTTTCCCAGGACCTGGATGCAAGCCGCGAGCCGGTGCCGGTGATCGTCTATATCCCTGACGACCCGCAGCACCCCATCAAGCAATACGCCAGCACGCAGGCGTTTATCCAGGCGCTCACCGCACGGTTGCGCGCCTCGGACTTTCAGCACTTCTTCAGCCGCTTTGTCGACCATGCCGACCTGGGGCGTTTTTTCGCCGACCTCACGGGCCGCCTGAGCCAAGTGACCTGGCACTCGCATACACCCGGCGATCCGCTGCCCAGTTGGCGCGGCAGCGAGGTGGAGCGAGCAAACCTGCAGTTTCGTGGCATTCCCATCAAGCAGCCGCTGTTCCATTACCTGCATCAGATGAAGTTGAGCAAACTGCTGAACGACGCGCGCAGCCAGGCCGTGAGCACCGCCAGCGCCAACCAGAAAGCGCGCTGGGAGCGCTGGGACCTGGTGCAAAAAATCGCCTCGGCACTGCTGCAAGTCGTCGCCCTGATTGCCACCCCCTTTGTGCCGCCACTGGGCATGCTCATGCTCGGCTACACCGCCTACCAATTGCTGGACGAAGCCTTCGAAGGGGTTATCGACTGGGCCGAAGGCCAGGTGCAGGAAGCCTTCGGACATGCGATGGGGTTTATCGAGCAGCTGGTGCAATTGGGCCTGTTTGCCACCGGCATCCCCATCGCCCAGGGCATTCTGCGCAAAGTGCTGCCGAGTGAGTGCCTGGGGTTTCTGGATGGGCTCACACCCGTGACCAGACCCGATGGCGGCGAACGCCTGTGGAAGCCCGATCTTGAGCCTTATCGTCTCAAACAGAGCCCGCCCAGCGGCGTACGTCCTGATGAGAAAGGCGTGTACCGCTTCAACGGCAAAAACCTGCTGCAGGTGGGCGACGACTATTACACCGTCCGGCAAGACCCCACCAGCCAGCGCTATTTTGTGCAGCACCCCAGCCGTGCGTCGGCCTACCAGCCGCAGGTGATCAGCAACGGCCAGGGCGCCTGGATTACCGAGTTGGACCGCCCGCTGAGCTGGGACAGCGCCACACTGATGCGGCGTCTCGGCTACCCGGCCGAAGGCCTGGATGACGCGCGCTTGCAGCAGGCGCGCAGCGTCAGCGGTACCCACGACAACGCGCTGCGCCAGATGCACCACACCGGGCAAACGCCGCCGCCGCTGCTGGCCGATACCCTCAAGCGCTTCAAGATCGATCTAGCGCTGCAAGACTTCATCACGCAACTCAACAGCGATGACCCGCTCATCTATGGCCAGGCGGACGTCCAGACACAGTTGCAGATACTCACCAGCTACGGCCTGTGGCCCGCCTCCAAGACCTTGCGGTTCCTGGATACCCACGGGAAAACCCAATGGGAGTTTCTTGGCCGGCCCGACGCTAGCGTGGTACAGATCCATGAAAGCCAATTGGAAAATGGTGATCTGCTACGCGTGCTGGTGGAGAGCTTGGATGAAGCCGAGCGCAAAGCACTGCTTGAAGAACCCGCCGACCAGCCCGCCTCCCATGCGTCTATTCGCGCCGCGGCCCTGCGCAAAAAGATCGCCCGCCTTGCCCACGAAAAACGCTTCTCGCTGTTCGATTCGCGCTACCGCAGCGAAGAACATAGCCCGGGGGCAGCGCTGCAAAAAATCATCGACGCCGCCCCCGAGCCCGGCCTGCCCGTCAGCGTCGCCCATGAACTGCTGGCCAATGCCACCGGCGACGAGTTGCAAGCCATCGACCAAGGCAAGGTGCCGACGCACATAGCCGAGCAAGCCGCAGCCGCCCAACTGGATGTGCGCACCACCCGTGCTTACGAAGGGCTCTACCTGGACGCCGTCGACAACCCCGACACTCACCTGCTCGCGCTGCTGTCCCTGGAGCGCCTGCCCGGATGGTCGACGCGCATGCGCCTGGAAGTCCGGCAGTACCGTAGCGACGGCCCGTTGCTGGGAGCTATCGGCGCCGAAGACGCGCCGCTCAAGCGAATCGTCATCCATACCGAATCGGGCCGCTATACGCCTGTCGATGAAAAGGGCCCGGTGTTTGGCGACACCGATTTCTTCACCGCCATCCTCCAGGCGATCCCCGATAGCCAGCGCGACGCCCTGAACATCCACATCGGCCAGGGCGAGCGCCTGCGCCAGGCGATTGGCGAGCACGTGCTCGATCGCGAGCGGCTGCGCACCTTGCTCAGCGCAGACACTTACCGCAAACCGACGTTCGACCCCACAGTCATGCGCCTGCGTGGCGGCATGGACGGTTATCAGGCAGCAGGGCCGTCACGGCCACCAGCCGCCGAGCCGCAGCCCACGCTTGAGCAGCGCGCCCAGCACTTGCTGCCCAGCCTCCCTGCGGAACAGATCGCCGACCTGGTACAGACCCTGGAAAGCCGTCCCGGCGGGGCCTTGGCGACCCTGATCACCCTGCAGGTCGAATACAACAAACTGGACACCGACCTCGCCGTCTGGGAACACATGACGCCCACCTTCCACCCCATCACTGAAGCACCATTGACGCCCCGGGAATACCAGTACGTGCGACGCAACCGTGCCCTGTGGGCCCAGGAGGTCAGGCGCGGCTGGCGCCAGGAAACCGCGATTGATCACTACCATGACCAACTGCCCCTCAATGGCCACAAGCTGCAACTGACGATCCCGATCTACGGCGAACTGCCCAGGCTCACGGCACGCTTCGAGCACATCAGCCTGCTGGAGCTCAAGGGTCAGCACACCGCACTGCAGATCAATGACTTCGTGCAGTTGTTCCCACGCCTGCGTCACCTGAACGTCAGCCAGTTTTACCTGGGTGGCCTTGCGCCAAGCATCGCGCAACTGCCCAGCCTCGACGCGCTGATATTGAGCGACTGCAACATTACCCTGACCGAAGAAACTCGGGTGGCCCTTGGCAGCATGACTCGCCTGAAGACCCTGGACCTGTATAACAACCCGCTGGGCCTGACGCCCAGCGTTACCCACATGGCCCACCTGCAACACTTGGACCTGAGCTACACCGGCATCCGTGATTTGCCGCCAGGCGTGCTGAACCGTCCACAGTTGGAACTGGCGGTTTTGTGCAATAACCAGATCCGCGAACTGCCTCCGGCGCTGTTCGAGTTGCCGGTAGAAACCAGCCGCAAGTTCGACCTCTCCAGCAACCCGCTGTCGGGACCCACGCTGGAGCGGGTCAAGGGGTACTACCAAAGAACCGGTGGCCGCTGGGACATTGACGCGCCTGGCACCGAAATTCAAAGCGCCAGACGCCTTTACCCAACGCTGTCGGACAATGACATCAATCAGCTCATCTTCGATTTCCCGGGCAACCTGGACGCAGGCCGCGCAGCGCTGGCGCAGCTTGAAATCGAATACCCGCGGATTCGCCAAACGCTGGCACCTTGGGCCGACGACGAGCAAGTGTCCGCCCAGGAGCGCACCTATCGCTCACTGTTCGTGGACACGCTCGAAGCCGGCTGGCGTCGGGAAACCGAGCAGGACACACACGCCCCAGGGCGTCTCCCGCGCTTCACACTCAACCTGCCCTACCCCATCAGCGGCGATATTCCCGCCCTGAGCACGCCCTTCCCCCATGTCTCATCACTGAGCCTGTCCGGCAATGCATCCACCCTGCAGCCCAACGCGTTTCTGCGCAGCTTTCCACAGTTGGAGCGCCTGTCCATCGAGCGCTATACCCTGATGCATTTGCCCAGGACCCTGCCGCAACTGGAGCGGCTGACCCATCTGCGCCTGGATCGCTGCGCCATTGAACTGAACCCCGCCAGCGCCCAGGTGCTTTCCAGCATGACCCACCTCCAACACCTGGACCTGGCCAATAACCGCCTGGTCTGGCTACCGGACTTCAATCGCCTGACAGCCCTGACCAGCCTGTCACTGAGCAACACCGGCCTGCGGGAAATTCCACCGGCGCTGCTGTCGGGTAACATCGCCCGGACACGGGTAGACCTGAGTCACAACGCCATCGAGCAGATTCCCGATCAAGGCTTCCAACTGCCCGCCACCTTCAGCGCAGCCTTTGACCTGTCGGATAATCCGTTGTCACGGCACACCCTCGCCCGCATCAAAACCTACTGCCAGGCCACTGGCGAGCACTGGAACGCGCCGGCCCCCCAACCCCAACTGCAACAGCTACAAGCACTGTACCCAAGCCTCAACAACCGCGAGGTCAGCCGTGTGTACTTCCAGTTACCGGGCAACCTGGACGCCGTAGACCTGCACATCACGCGCCTGGATGGCGAGTATCAGGACCTGCAGGCACACCTCCAAGCCTGGGCTATGGAGGTCCCCTCCAGAGACCCACTGCTCGACACCGTGCTGGACGAGGGCGCGCGGGCCGAAGAACAAATCCGTCGCCTGGGCTTCAAGGATTTGCTCGAACGCTGCTGGCGCCGGGAGGGCGAGTTGGACGACTCCAACGGTTTCACCCGCCACAGCCATAAACTGGTGTTCCACGGCCAGTTATTGGGGGACATGCCGATGCTGAGTGCGCAGTTCGATCACGTGAGCCTGCTGGAGATCATCGGCGACGGTACCAACCAGCACGTGGACGGTCTGCTGCGCTGCTTCCCCAACCTTGTCAGCCTGACCCTCGAACGCCACACACTGCTGGATATCCCCGCCTCGGTGTTCGGCCTCCGACGCCTGCGCTATCTGAAGCTGGCGGAGAACCACATCCGTCTGACCCGCGAGAGCAAAGAGCAGCTCTCACGCCTTATCCACCTGGAATACCTGGACCTGAGTGACAACCCGCTGATATTCATTCCCGACATCCGCAACCTTGGACGGCTAGTGTCGATCTACCTGCACAACTGCGGGCTGACCCACGTGCCGGAAGGCGTCTTTGCCCTGGGCCGCCTGCGGGTGCTGGACTTGAGTGACAACGAAATCGTCGACGTGCCCAGCGACCTGTTGGAAATGCCGTTGCCACTCAACGATGACTCCGACCTCAGCGGCAACCCACTGTCCGATCAGAGCATCGAGCTGCTGCGCGACTATTACCGCCAGACAGGCTACGAACTGGGCGTGGAAGAGGCGATGTTCGACGAGTTCGGCGTGGCACTGATGGCCCCGGGAACCCCGAGACCCATGGAGGAATAA